Proteins found in one Miscanthus floridulus cultivar M001 chromosome 4, ASM1932011v1, whole genome shotgun sequence genomic segment:
- the LOC136549600 gene encoding DEAD-box ATP-dependent RNA helicase 5-like, with the protein MGRNLDAEQAEAPRSSKKEKKSKKDKKRKLAAEAEDEAAAVTATEEAVKSSKKKKRVENGPGAGGGGEVENGAEKAVAVTGKGSEDPKYAPLRSFSAAELPSQVLECCSAFARPSPIQAHSWPFLLDGRDFIGIAATGSGKTIAFGVPALMHIRKKVGGKAGKKAVPRCLVLSPTRELAQQIADVLSEAGAPCGIKSVCLYGGTKKEPQISALKSGVDIVIGTPGRMKDLIEMGVCCLNEVSFVVLDEADRMLDMGFEPEVRAILSQTSSVRQMVMFSATWPLAVHKLAQEFMDPNPIKVVIGSEDLAANHDVMQIIEVLDDRTRDSRLLALLDKYHQAQSNRVLVFVLYKKEAARVETMLQRRGWKAVSVHGDKAQHDRTKALSLFKEGKCPLMIATDVASRGLDIPDVEVVINYSYPLTTEDYVHRIGRTGRAGRKGVAHTFFTQVNKALAGELVNVLREADQVVPPALMKFGTHVKKKESKIYGSHFKEITADAPKPTKITFGDSDED; encoded by the exons ATGGGCCGCAATCTCGACGCCGAGCAAGCGGAAGCACCCAGAAGcagcaagaaggagaagaagagcaagaaggacaagaagcgGAAGCTGGCAGCCGAGGCCGAggacgaggcggcggcggtgacggCGACAGAGGAGGCCGTGAAGAgcagcaagaagaagaagcggGTCGAGAATGGACCCGGcgcaggaggaggaggggaggtggAGAACGGCGCTGAGAAGGCCGTGGCGGTGACCGGGAAGGGCTCCGAGGACCCCAAGTACGCGCCGCTGCGGTCGTTCTCCGCGGCCGAGCTGCCGTCCCAGGTGCTCGAATGCTGCAGCGCGTTCGCGCGGCCGTCACCCATCCAGGCACACTCCTGGCCGTTTCTCCTCGACGGCCGCGACTTTATCGGCATCGCCGCCACCGGATCCG GGAAGACAATTGCCTTTGGCGTGCCGGCGCTGATGCACATCAGGAAGAAGGTAGGGGGGAAAGCAGGGAAGAAGGCCGTGCCGCGGTGCCTCGTGCTATCACCAACGAGGGAGCTCGCTCAGCAG ATTGCAGATGTACTTAGTGAGGCTGGTGCACCATGTGGGATAAAATCAGTCTGTCTTTATGGTGGAACTAAAAAGGAACCCCAAATATCTGCCCTTAAATCTGGAGTG GATATAGTCATAGGAACTCCCGGTCGTATGAAAGACCTTATTGAAATGGGTGTTTGCTGTCTTAATGAGGTTTCGTTTGTG gtTCTAGATGAAGCAGATAGGATGCTGGATATGGGTTTTGAACCTGAAGTCAGGGCAATTTTGAGCCAAACATCATCTG TACGTCAGATGGTTATGTTCAGTGCAACTTGGCCTCTTGCTGTCCACAAATTAGCCCAGGAGTTTATGGATCCAAATCCAATAAAG GTTGTTATTGGATCAGAAGATCTTGCTGCTAACCATGACGTGATGCAAATTATTGAAGTATTGGATGATAGAACACGAGATTCAAGATTACTTGCCTTGCTTGACAAATACCATCAAGCACAAAG CAACAGGGTTTTGGTTTTTGTGCTGTACAAGAAAGAAGCTGCACGAGTGGAAACAATGCTTCAGAGAAG GGGATGGAAGGCTGTTTCAGTCCATGGAGACAAGGCTCAGCATGATAGAACAAAAGCTTTATCTTTATTTAAAGAAGGGAAATGCCCTTTAATG ATTGCTACAGATGTCGCTTCACGTGGACTTGATATTCCTGATGTTGAAGTTGTCATTAACTATAGTTATCCTTTGACCACTGAGGATTACGTCCACAGGATAGGAAGGACTGGTCGTGCTGgcaggaaaggtgttgcacataCCTTTTTCACTCAAGTGAACAAG GCACTTGCTGGTGAACTTGTGAATGTTTTGCGGGAGGCTGATCAGGTTGTTCCTCCAGCCCTTATGAAATTTGGCACACATGTCAAGAAAAAG